A genomic stretch from Ictalurus punctatus breed USDA103 chromosome 2, Coco_2.0, whole genome shotgun sequence includes:
- the ndufab1b gene encoding NADH:ubiquinone oxidoreductase subunit AB1b, translated as MASRVLVHCIRSVRLLQHSGVIKSASQRSLTLVPFKQPANWTELLRVPSPALQLCRQYCDSPPLTLQIIEERVMNVLQQYDKIKPETLQSSSHFMKDLGLDSLDQVEIIMAMEDEFGFEIPDTEAEKLLTPAEVVQYIASKKDVNK; from the exons ATGGCGTCCCGAGTACTCGTGCACTGCATCCGCTCTGTAAGGTTATTACAGCACAGCGGAGTCATAAAATCCGCCAGCCAAAGATCACTGACTCTGGTTCCGTTTAAACAGCCAGCAAACTGGACGGAGCTGTTACGG GTTCCGAGTCCTGCGCTGCAGCTGTGTCGGCAGTATTGCGATTCGCCACCACTAACCCTGCAGATCATCGAAGAGCGTGTCATGAATGTCCTTCAACAGTACGACAAAATCAAGCCAGAAACG CTTCAGTCATCATCTCACTTTATGAAGGATTTGGGACTGGATAGTTTGGATCAGGTGGAGATCATCATGGCGATGGAAGATGAGTTTG GATTTGAGATTCCAGATACAGAAGCAGAAAAGCTCCTGACTCCTGCGGAAGTTGTCCAGTACATCGCAAGTAAAAAGGACGTCAACAAATAG